From Triticum aestivum cultivar Chinese Spring chromosome 7B, IWGSC CS RefSeq v2.1, whole genome shotgun sequence:
GTCTTTCTTTTCCTCATCACTTTTAGTTGTTTAACAATGCTGAAGCAATTAGCTGAATGCAGGATCATTGTTTCTCGCAAACAatgcctttttctttttcttttacttaTGAACAAACAACAAGAGTAACAGGGTTCATATACTCTCTCATGGTGGTCAGGTAACAGGAAATCAACCATGCATCTCACCTAGGCCTTGAGGGGGTATTGATGGCAAGTGAAACTAAAATCCTTTTGCTTTAACAGGACACCGCTGAAGAAAAGCAACCATCCTACCaagggagaaaaaaaaatcagaatgtCTATGGAACAAAGCTAAATGAGACTTGGCCCTATTTCAGAATGTAGCGCCTCTTCCGGGCTTGCTTTGTAACAAGGTAGTCTTATAACCAACTTGCATAATACTAGCATGGAAGCTCGGGAGTATCAGCTTTGGACTGGTAGAAAACAACATATCTTTGTCGGAGACATCTTTATCTGATTTTGAGGCTACGTGCTCGGTCTCCAAACAATAATAATGTTAGGATCTAGTACTACTAGGGTATGGTTGTACTACACATATAACGCGGCACAGTAGACCTTGAAGGCAGTAGGAAATTTCCAGTCAGGTTCTTGGAGCACGGATGAGTTTCATCATCTTATCATTGCTCAGCATCTTCAGGGGATTTGATTTGGGCCCCAGCAATTAAGAAAGGCCAGCGAGCGTTGTTGGCCTGAACGTGGCGCTCATACCGCGACATGACCCTGCCGATGTTGGCTTCCGCGTCGTCGTAGCCGTCCGACACATCCCCATCCGAGTATTCCACTTGGTCTGTCGGTGGCTTCGTGGACTCGATCCACGCCACGAACGCTGCCCCCTCCTCGTCCCGCTCCAACTCCGGCTTCCTCTTGGAGCCACac
This genomic window contains:
- the LOC123160680 gene encoding uncharacterized protein, with the translated sequence MGFPLTPFQTEKEEAPILKVKVKKAKPEVKAKVELRTLTTAEEEALIKFVALLEKEEDFLDAKAEKEAGCGSKRKPELERDEEGAAFVAWIESTKPPTDQVEYSDGDVSDGYDDAEANIGRVMSRYERHVQANNARWPFLIAGAQIKSPEDAEQ